TGCAAAAATTCTTCATTCTCTTAATTCTTTCTctactctttcttcttctttctatttttttttgatgtttctGACAAAACAAGGTGGGGATGATGggtatttaaagaaaaataccTTGGGCCTCTTGAAATGACTTTGGACCTCGTTGAATGTCAGATGGGCCTGGGTTTGGGTCATGACAGTTTGATTGCCCAAAAAGAAATCAACCGAAACACCATTTCACAACCCGTTTATAATCTGGTTTAGTCCCATGTAAGCTCATATGTTCTGTATGTAAACTTGTAGATAACATAAATAaagaatctctttttttttctctgctgTTTTTGTTTCTCATCATTCCTTGGTTTAAGCAGTGACAACAGTTCCAGGACCGGCTTAACATTGTTATGGATCTAGggcaaaaaaatttttttttagctttctaagatttatattcagataatgtttaaaatatttttaaaatttaatcagtaatatttttgtatattttgtgatgaaaataaaactatatgcatatcaaatatttttgggcccttttcaattttatttattatatttataatttttttatataaaaatatagatttttttaaaaaattggaccCTTTAACTATTAATATACGGGGGACATGGGCTTGGGTCCGGGGGTCGCACCGCTTGTACCCTCTCCTCCGGCCCTGAACAGTTCAAGATTGGCCCTCAGCAACAGAATCCTCAAACCATCTTGCTGCCTCCAAGTCATAATTTTCTATTTATGAAAAATCCTGCACTGTCCAAAACCGTTGGAACCTTCAAAAGAAGGCGACGCTGGACATTCTATCACTCTGAAATCTCCACCCAAGCCTTTCAAAGAGTCGAGAAATGCAGGAAGTTGGAATTTCAATAGGTGTTGCGGTAGAGAGAAGGCTGACAAAGTTGCACCATTTGCGATCACTTTCGTTATACAAAACCAATGGTCATGACTCATGCAAGTGATAAATAAAAGCGTTCTCAAGGTCGGGTTAAATGgtgttcaaaacaaaataaaagtaaacagtCTAGCGTTCAAAAACAGAATAAAAGTAAGCcagattaaataaaatattctttaCTTAATAAAACGATGTACATCTTTACATGCATAATATTGAAAATGGCCAAAGAAAAGAGGAAGCTGGCTAATATTAACGACCAACTACGCTTGAATAGACATGAATCAAATTATGATCCAACTCaaaccaaaaattatttttttgataaatcaaACCCAAAATTATTAACCACTAACAAAATGGTAATACAATGCACGGACCCCGCGTGTGCGCAGGGTGACAATCCCTAGTATGATTAAATTCTCAGTTCTCACTGTTTGGTTGGAGATTGCATGGATCACCCTAAATGGACCATCTATCaaccattcatttttttttgtcaacttgctatattattaaacaaaccaaattactacatatttttgtttacatattttagCTTGCTTAGCTATATTATCAACACTCTCTAAAAGGGACCTGCTAGCATAGTGAAATGTAAAATTACAAGACCTTGAAATACATTGGATATCTCGCACGACTAAGGAGGCCTCTGTGTGTCGAGCACTGGTGATGGTTTTTTTAGCTGTATACTGATGTGACTCATCTATAAGTCTCTTGCAGTCACTGATGAAAGTCACATGatgatattgtaacattttcaTCTGCTGGACCACCATTAACAAAGCAATAGCCTCTGTTTCTAAAGAAGAGTTTGTGGACATTATAGAAGAGGATCCTTGCCTTCTTTGCTATGCAAGGACCATCCAATTCCTCCTTCCTCGTTCTTTCTCTTCCAAGACGCATCCACTAAACAATAATACAGGGGAGAGCAGGgcattatatcaaaaattgagaGTGGTTGCCGATCATTTTCACCAGCTTTTGAAGATTCTTATTCTGTTTTCTAAgctcctttttttgttttttattctcAGTTACAAGTAGAAAGCATGGATTGTAAGGCATCGTTTTGTAGTGCCATTCTTGTTGTTAATCTATTTTAAGCTCTCTTTGGGATATCAGTTAATCTTAGTAAAAAGGAAACCATGGATAGTACGGCCTTGTTCGGTAATATCGTTCATGTGGTCCATCAAAAAATCTTGACTGTGAGACTTGAATGAATCTCAGAATATTTGAAGGATGGCAAATTAAAGGAGATGTTTCACATGAATTACAACAGTGTGAAGAGATTGTTGACAAAAGTATAAGGAACAAGTTGAGCTTAGTAACTGCCTTGGAAGGCAAGTTTGCGGGCATTCTATCTTAGTGGTTTGAAAGTAGAGACatgagataaaaaaaagtagGAGATACTCTTTTTGCAAAGAAGCACTTGATGTAAAACAGTTTTTTGGTGAAtataatttaacattcattcaaaaaaaaaaaaaaaaagaattacaaCAATGTGTTTATCAGAAAAAAACTAGTCTCATGATGGAAGAGGTTACAAAATGGATCTGAAAAGAGTACATAAAATCCCAACTTGTAACGTGCAGAGCAAGGAACAGACCACTTAACCTCTCAACTCTAAGAGAGGAAAAAGAAAGATCTGATACAACTGTTTATGGGTTTGGTATCACATCACACGTTATTGTAACTTCTCTTTATTTACCCACCTTCAACTATTTTGTGGATTCATTCcctatatatttgaatatttaataaGTCTTTTGCTTTAGAAGTTGGGGTggtaaaaatcaaaatcaattatATCACATCCAATTTAATGAAACAATCATGCAGAGCAACATAAACCAATAAACGTAAAAGACCAAGGACACTGCAATCAAATCAAGAAAAGCCTTTCAATCGTCTTTTGTTACAAATTTTGCTTTAGTATGATCACTAACTTGAAAGAGAAACCCTAATTAAAAAGACTCTAGAACTCAAGGGAGTGAGATCCATTAAAACCACAGGGACCTTAACAACTCCAAAACCAAAACCCATAAGTGACATGTAgtctaaaaaagaaagaaaccttTTGAACAACGCTTCTTTGCTTGCTCCTCTCCGTATTCCCAACTTTttgtagaagaagaagcaagCCGAGGTTGACAAATTTACTACCACCGGGAAGAAAACAAAGTGGGATATGACCTGACCCAAAACGAaacgagaaagaagaagagcgctactactactactactactactactactatgTATTCACTTTCCAGAATTATGGGACTATGGTGGTACTGGGAGACAGAGGGAACTAGCAAGGCCTGCCTTTGCGGCAACCTAGTGCTCCTGCAGTAGAGGTTATAGTATGGACCATTGATGATGGTTTAGCTGCTAAGCTTGAGGCTCGTCCATAGCTAGCTGAAGTTCCTGCTCCTGATGCCCTGAAGAATGCTCCATTCAGTAGAAGATCTCCTTCCGACCTCCAGTTCCACTTTTTCCAATCACTTGCATCCGTCCCTACTCTTTTCGTTACCTGTTGGTACACATTTTAATATGGTATAAGGAGAACTATACATCACACTACAGCACCTTTACTCTGTTTCAGCAAAAACAAAGGGTTTTTGAAGAAATTGAACCTCCTTGGCGAAACGATCCATAGGAGCAGCATATCTGTTTCCTTGACTGTTGATGGTTGGCTCTGCACTCCCACCAATGGCATACATCTCCCAGTGTGTGTAGTCGTTGTTAACCACATGGAAATACCCATGTCTGCACCTGAAGTTACACAACCAATTTCTACTATATCAGAACAGGTGCGGGGGACAAGAGTCTAAGAAGCTGTAGATTACTACTTACCTTGGCATTCTCTGAACCAGTCCTTTTCCAAAATGGTTGTAAGCAATGGTCACTTGCATCAGCTTGTCTTTTGTGTACGAATCACTGTGGCCTAGCAACATCACCTCATTGTGGTGTGTAAAGTGGTTATTGGATACGGTAATAGCAGTGGAACCCATGACAGCGTCAACAAGGCCATCAGCacagtgagagagagagttatgaTCAATCCAGATATGAGACGATCCAAAGATAGAGACTGCATCGCCATCAGCCATTGTCCTCCAACCAAAATGAGATGGGGAGCTTCTAACCATTGCGTTTCCAGTAGGTTTGCAGTCATGAATGTGGAGACCATGAATGATAACATTGGTGATAAACTGGATAGTGATGCAAGCACCATTGGCTATATGGacattggaaccacgaccatcAATGGTCTTGAAACTGTTCATAATCAGCTCCTGTTTCAGCTCAATCACCATGTCTCTCTTGAACACGATCCACAGAGGCTCCTCCTGGATAACAGCGTGGCGTAGAGTTCCTGGTTTGGGGTTAATAGCGTCATCATCAGTGGGGTCAGTGACAATGTAGAAGCGTCCATCACGACCACCAATTGCGTTGCGTCCAAAACCAATCCCACAATCGGCGAGTCGTTTACGGTTCTTATGCCAGTTAGGGTCACAACGCCAGCAGTCATCGATTGGATTACCGGTTCCACAAGAGAAGAATCCTAGCTTCCTCCTTGCTGTCTTGTTATGTTCACTCCTGAAATATCAAAACTTTGATATATCAATCACAACAAATCGAATTGAAAGTTAGGACCTTTTTTTACCCAAATGTACAGGCTGGTAGCATATTTCAGCCGCCGTTACGTTTGTGCTTACCTAAACAAATTGTTGGTTGGTTTATAAGTGTCTAAAAGTGGTTGCtcagtaaaaaaaattgaaacttttttgTCCTATTAATGTCCAGCTGGTGAAAAACTTCAAAGATGA
The window above is part of the Brassica napus cultivar Da-Ae chromosome C8, Da-Ae, whole genome shotgun sequence genome. Proteins encoded here:
- the LOC106439158 gene encoding probable pectate lyase 15, giving the protein MASPSQKLTSVCLAVIVLLALTATIFRKLEIPSSRKLKTEELRSSKNNSTMAAKRVKGVELNEQHAVSDPDRVADEVASLVQMSEHNKTARRKLGFFSCGTGNPIDDCWRCDPNWHKNRKRLADCGIGFGRNAIGGRDGRFYIVTDPTDDDAINPKPGTLRHAVIQEEPLWIVFKRDMVIELKQELIMNSFKTIDGRGSNVHIANGACITIQFITNVIIHGLHIHDCKPTGNAMVRSSPSHFGWRTMADGDAVSIFGSSHIWIDHNSLSHCADGLVDAVMGSTAITVSNNHFTHHNEVMLLGHSDSYTKDKLMQVTIAYNHFGKGLVQRMPRCRHGYFHVVNNDYTHWEMYAIGGSAEPTINSQGNRYAAPMDRFAKEVTKRVGTDASDWKKWNWRSEGDLLLNGAFFRASGAGTSASYGRASSLAAKPSSMVHTITSTAGALGCRKGRPC